A DNA window from Paenibacillus sp. HWE-109 contains the following coding sequences:
- a CDS encoding heterocycloanthracin/sonorensin family bacteriocin — protein MNEFQNDLQNLTVSEFTASEVTPWNVQSQQDARLCVFFCTNCTNCFTCTNCFNCTNCFNCSNCTSCFRCSNCHNCQNCHNCHNCHNCHR, from the coding sequence ATGAATGAATTCCAAAATGATCTTCAGAATTTGACGGTTTCCGAGTTCACAGCAAGTGAGGTGACACCTTGGAACGTACAAAGCCAGCAAGATGCTAGGTTATGCGTCTTCTTTTGCACGAACTGTACCAATTGCTTTACGTGTACCAATTGCTTTAACTGCACGAATTGTTTTAACTGTTCCAATTGCACCAGTTGCTTCCGATGCTCGAACTGTCATAACTGTCAAAACTGTCACAACTGTCATAACTGCCATAACTGCCACCGCTAA
- a CDS encoding putative thiazole-containing bacteriocin maturation protein encodes MANLNPSMRLKMKRDTFFLPDPNGSVYFRNNVSSFRMEGAGIDRWIEKLIPIFNGEHRLKDLTDGLPDQHRKQVYGIAEMLYRNGFVRDTSQDTPHLLSEEILQKYASQIEFLDHFGNSGAYRFQSYRQSKVLTVGSGPFLISVISALLESGLPKLHVLVSGSELTDRQRMLELAAHARKTDPEVVIEEITLQTEGNRNWREAVRPFDSVLFVSQEGDIEELRALHAVCREEKKVFLPAVCLKQAGMAGPLVHPDSEGCWESAWRSVHESAISKDPELHTFSSTAGALLANVIVFELLKKISGLNDSEQSDPFYLLNLETLEGKWHSFVPHPLVNGRTAVERIHDFELQLERKSSKSETGLLPYFGRLTSAESGIFHIWEEGDLKQLPLSQCRVQAIDPLSEGPTTLLSDIVCTDLTHEGARRAAGLSGIEAYVSRMARLFVSEPQEFIGIGAGETFAEGIGRGLLRCLAEEMGKQLASQVSSVSRVHLSAIEDKRCQFYLQALTTMKAEPMIGLGEAVCGFPVVWVGTDDRWYGGVGLNVTFALRDALQQALLKAQNQPASFTSQVLEVSSVRLAEKIPHNLEIPSCEAAIESDVLQSALQVLKRNHKRLLVFDLAVEPFLKEEMAGVFGVLLREEGTR; translated from the coding sequence ATGGCAAATTTGAACCCTTCGATGCGACTGAAGATGAAAAGGGATACGTTTTTTCTCCCTGATCCAAATGGTAGTGTGTATTTTCGAAACAACGTAAGTTCGTTCCGTATGGAAGGCGCAGGGATCGATCGGTGGATTGAGAAATTGATACCGATATTCAATGGGGAGCATAGGTTGAAGGATTTGACAGACGGATTGCCGGACCAACACCGGAAGCAGGTATATGGAATTGCAGAAATGTTGTATCGTAATGGGTTTGTTCGGGACACGAGCCAAGACACTCCACATCTATTGTCTGAAGAGATTCTTCAAAAGTATGCTTCTCAAATTGAATTTTTGGACCATTTCGGTAATTCGGGTGCGTACCGGTTTCAGTCGTATCGGCAGTCTAAGGTATTGACGGTCGGTTCTGGCCCCTTTCTGATCTCGGTCATTTCCGCGCTGCTTGAATCCGGTTTGCCCAAGTTACACGTGCTGGTCTCGGGCTCAGAGCTGACCGATCGGCAACGGATGCTAGAACTCGCGGCACATGCCCGTAAAACGGACCCCGAGGTAGTCATCGAGGAGATTACTCTGCAAACCGAGGGGAATCGTAATTGGCGGGAGGCTGTAAGGCCGTTTGATTCGGTTTTATTTGTGTCACAGGAGGGAGATATCGAGGAGCTGCGGGCTCTTCATGCGGTGTGCAGGGAGGAGAAGAAGGTGTTTCTTCCTGCAGTTTGTCTGAAGCAGGCGGGTATGGCGGGTCCTCTTGTACATCCGGACTCTGAGGGCTGCTGGGAGTCAGCGTGGCGCAGCGTACACGAATCTGCGATTTCTAAAGACCCAGAGCTGCACACCTTCTCTTCCACAGCGGGAGCTCTGTTAGCGAACGTGATCGTGTTTGAATTATTAAAAAAGATTAGTGGATTGAACGATTCGGAACAAAGTGATCCGTTCTATCTGCTTAATCTAGAGACTCTGGAAGGAAAATGGCATTCGTTCGTACCCCATCCGCTTGTGAACGGGCGTACCGCTGTTGAACGGATTCACGATTTCGAATTGCAGCTCGAGCGGAAATCAAGCAAAAGTGAGACCGGATTGCTTCCTTACTTTGGCCGGTTGACATCTGCGGAATCCGGAATTTTTCATATTTGGGAGGAGGGAGACTTAAAACAACTGCCTCTCTCTCAGTGTCGAGTTCAGGCAATCGATCCATTATCCGAAGGGCCGACTACGCTGTTGTCGGACATTGTATGTACCGATCTGACTCATGAGGGAGCTCGGCGGGCAGCAGGGTTGTCTGGAATTGAAGCGTATGTGTCGCGAATGGCACGCCTTTTCGTCTCAGAACCGCAGGAATTTATCGGCATCGGAGCGGGAGAAACGTTTGCGGAAGGCATAGGTCGGGGGTTGCTTAGGTGTCTGGCTGAGGAGATGGGCAAGCAATTGGCGAGTCAGGTGTCGTCTGTCTCTCGAGTACATTTGTCTGCCATAGAGGATAAACGCTGCCAGTTTTATTTGCAGGCTTTGACGACGATGAAGGCAGAGCCGATGATTGGCTTGGGAGAGGCCGTTTGCGGATTCCCTGTGGTATGGGTCGGTACGGATGACCGCTGGTATGGCGGTGTAGGTTTGAATGTAACATTTGCGTTGCGGGATGCATTGCAACAAGCTCTGTTGAAGGCACAAAACCAACCGGCTAGTTTCACATCGCAAGTGTTGGAGGTTTCGTCTGTGCGTCTGGCAGAAAAGATTCCGCATAACCTTGAGATCCCATCCTGTGAAGCTGCGATAGAATCGGATGTTTTGCAGTCCGCCTTGCAGGTCTTGAAACGGAACCATAAGCGGCTCTTGGTCTTCGATCTGGCAGTAGAACCATTTTTGAAAGAGGAAATGGCAGGAGTATTTGGCGTGTTGCTGCGAGAGGAGGGAACCCGGTGA